In Candidatus Beckwithbacteria bacterium, one genomic interval encodes:
- a CDS encoding YraN family protein, producing the protein MSKPKSPNLQKKQLGKLGENLAKKHLQNKGYCFLVQNFHTRFGEIDLIFLDDKTVVFVEVKTRVDDTFGSPEEAISKTKISHLKKAAYFFLQQNPQYEDSLLRFDAICIEIRSKQIRHYENLMG; encoded by the coding sequence ATGTCAAAGCCAAAATCTCCAAACCTGCAAAAAAAGCAGCTGGGCAAACTGGGGGAAAACCTAGCCAAAAAACATCTTCAAAATAAAGGCTATTGCTTTTTAGTTCAAAATTTTCATACTCGTTTCGGTGAAATCGATCTTATTTTTTTAGATGATAAAACTGTGGTCTTTGTCGAGGTTAAAACTAGAGTTGATGATACTTTTGGTTCACCTGAAGAAGCTATTAGTAAAACTAAAATTTCCCATCTTAAAAAAGCTGCTTACTTTTTCTTACAGCAAAACCCTCAATATGAAGATAGCTTGCTTCGTTTTGACGCGATTTGTATTGAAATACGTTCCAAACAAATCCGCCACTACGAAAATCTTATGGGTTGA
- the rplS gene encoding 50S ribosomal protein L19: protein MALYLKHNDTQLQVGDTVKVHQKIVEGEKTRTQIFEGLVIKTKGHDGEKTFTVRKISSGIGVEKIWPVDSPFVEKIEVVGTGTVRRAKLYYLRNRTGRLALKVKVRRDTKEGNVKAKISKPAKKAAGQTGGKPSQKTSSK, encoded by the coding sequence ATGGCATTATATCTTAAACACAACGATACCCAACTCCAAGTCGGTGACACAGTAAAAGTTCACCAGAAAATTGTTGAAGGTGAAAAAACCAGAACTCAGATTTTTGAAGGCTTGGTCATTAAAACTAAGGGTCATGATGGTGAAAAAACTTTTACCGTTCGTAAAATTTCTAGCGGTATTGGTGTTGAAAAAATCTGGCCAGTTGATTCTCCTTTTGTTGAAAAAATTGAAGTGGTTGGCACTGGCACTGTACGCCGGGCTAAACTCTACTATTTACGTAACCGAACTGGTCGTCTAGCTTTGAAAGTTAAGGTTCGACGTGATACAAAAGAAGGTAATGTCAAAGCCAAAATCTCCAAACCTGCAAAAAAAGCAGCTGGGCAAACTGGGGGAAAACCTAGCCAAAAAACATCTTCAAAATAA